A window of the Blattabacterium cuenoti genome harbors these coding sequences:
- the mnmA gene encoding tRNA 2-thiouridine(34) synthase MnmA, with protein MQKVVVGLSGGVDSSVAALILKKKGFEVIGLFMHNWEDKDSNNKCSWKEDSIDAMLVAKQLDIPFQVVEMKNEYEKHVINYMFNDYRSGKTPNPDILCNREIKFNVFLKKALDLGADFIATGHYVNKKKIVKNKKTIYRLLIGKDLDKDQSYFLCQLTQYQLEKSLFPLGLLTKNQVRKIAVMHKLCNAHKKESQGLCFVGKINLPDFLKKRIPPKKGEIVYINSNASLYQEKKFFFSKEKELFFLSRKKKYKKSDGKIIGYHQGAPYFTKGQRKGIALGGYKEALFVINTDIKNNIVYTGMGKGHPGLYNKSLFIQEKNIHWIRKDLTLFEGEKMDVFCRIRYRQPLQKSKLYKIKKGMFIEFEQTQCAITKGQFAAWYLGKELIGSGVIYIILYFFSKIEYIL; from the coding sequence ATGCAAAAAGTAGTAGTTGGACTTTCAGGGGGAGTAGATTCAAGTGTAGCTGCATTAATTCTTAAAAAAAAGGGTTTTGAAGTCATTGGTTTATTTATGCATAATTGGGAAGATAAAGATTCGAATAATAAATGTTCTTGGAAAGAAGATAGCATTGATGCTATGTTAGTCGCTAAACAATTAGATATACCTTTTCAAGTCGTCGAAATGAAAAATGAATACGAAAAACATGTTATAAACTATATGTTTAATGACTATAGATCAGGAAAAACCCCTAATCCAGATATTTTGTGTAATAGAGAAATAAAATTTAACGTTTTTTTGAAAAAAGCCCTTGATTTAGGGGCGGATTTTATTGCTACAGGACATTATGTAAATAAAAAAAAAATTGTAAAAAATAAAAAAACGATTTATCGACTTTTAATTGGAAAAGACCTAGATAAAGATCAATCATATTTTTTATGTCAATTAACGCAATATCAATTGGAAAAATCCTTATTTCCATTAGGTTTATTGACTAAAAATCAAGTGAGAAAAATAGCAGTAATGCATAAGTTATGCAATGCTCATAAAAAAGAATCTCAAGGTTTATGTTTTGTAGGTAAAATAAATTTACCCGATTTTCTCAAAAAAAGAATCCCACCCAAAAAAGGAGAAATAGTATACATTAATTCTAATGCTTCACTATATCAAGAAAAAAAATTCTTTTTTTCTAAAGAAAAAGAATTATTTTTTCTATCTAGAAAAAAAAAATACAAAAAATCCGATGGAAAAATAATTGGATATCATCAAGGGGCCCCTTATTTTACTAAAGGTCAACGAAAGGGTATAGCATTAGGAGGTTATAAAGAAGCTCTTTTTGTTATAAACACTGATATTAAAAACAATATTGTTTATACAGGTATGGGGAAAGGACATCCAGGATTATATAATAAATCTTTGTTTATTCAAGAAAAAAATATTCATTGGATAAGAAAAGATCTTACTCTTTTTGAAGGGGAAAAAATGGATGTATTTTGTAGAATTCGTTATAGACAACCATTACAAAAATCAAAATTATATAAAATAAAAAAAGGAATGTTCATTGAATTTGAGCAGACGCAATGTGCTATAACCAAAGGACAATTTGCTGCTTGGTATCTTGGAAAAGAATTAATAGGATCAGGAGTAATTTATATTATTTTATATTTTTTTTCAAAAATTGAATATATATTATAA
- the ilvD gene encoding dihydroxy-acid dehydratase: MKKRINDFSKKITKEPNLPAAHAMLYATGMKESDFCKAQIGIVSNWYEGNPCNMHLNKLSQIIKSSVITKNLVGFQFTTIGVSDGITMGTSGMRYSLPSRELIADSIETVVDSHHYDGVIAIPGCDKNIPGVMIALLRLNRPSIIVYGGSISSGYYNGKKLDVVSSFEALGKKNTCQISEKEYKNIVKNSCPGPGACGGMYTANTMASALEVMGMMLPYSSSSPSTSENKKIECEKVSIYIKNLLKKEIKPKDIITKTSIENGVKLAMCLGGSTNLVLHFLAIAKSANIDFSLKDFQKISNQVPLIGNLKPSGVFLMEDIHMYIGGMPVIIKYLLNEGILSGDCLTVTGETVSENMKNIPNITFNQKIIHSLENPIKKNAHIRILYGNLSPEGAIAKITGKEGTIFRGIANVFDSEEEANQAILNNKILPGVVIVIRYVGPMGGPGMPEMLKPTSYIMGAGLGKKVALITDGRFSGGSHGFVVGHITPEAQSGGLIALVRNNDFIKIDTENNIITLEVEDEEIQKRRKSWVPPTLKIQKGYLYKYTRMVSSASEGCITDQF; the protein is encoded by the coding sequence ATGAAAAAAAGAATTAACGATTTTAGCAAAAAAATTACAAAAGAACCTAATTTACCAGCAGCACATGCTATGTTGTACGCAACAGGAATGAAAGAATCAGATTTTTGTAAGGCTCAAATTGGAATAGTTAGTAACTGGTACGAAGGAAATCCTTGTAATATGCATTTAAATAAATTGTCTCAAATAATAAAATCATCGGTTATAACTAAAAATTTAGTAGGATTTCAATTTACCACTATTGGAGTAAGTGATGGAATTACTATGGGAACATCAGGAATGAGATATTCACTTCCTTCTAGAGAATTAATAGCAGACAGTATAGAAACTGTAGTGGATTCTCATCATTATGATGGAGTAATAGCTATCCCTGGATGTGATAAAAATATACCAGGAGTAATGATCGCTTTACTTAGATTGAATAGACCATCCATAATTGTATATGGAGGAAGTATTTCTTCTGGTTATTATAATGGAAAAAAATTAGATGTTGTTTCATCTTTTGAAGCTTTAGGAAAAAAAAATACCTGTCAAATTTCTGAAAAAGAGTACAAAAATATTGTAAAAAATTCTTGTCCAGGACCAGGAGCTTGTGGAGGGATGTATACTGCAAATACTATGGCTTCTGCATTAGAAGTTATGGGCATGATGCTCCCTTATTCTTCTTCTTCTCCTTCAACAAGCGAAAATAAGAAAATAGAATGTGAAAAAGTTTCTATATATATTAAAAATCTTTTAAAAAAAGAAATCAAACCAAAAGATATAATAACAAAAACTTCTATAGAAAATGGAGTGAAATTAGCTATGTGTTTGGGAGGATCTACTAATTTGGTTTTACATTTTTTAGCTATTGCTAAATCAGCAAATATTGATTTTTCTTTAAAAGATTTTCAAAAAATTAGTAATCAAGTCCCTCTCATTGGAAATCTAAAACCTAGTGGAGTTTTTTTAATGGAAGATATTCATATGTATATAGGAGGGATGCCAGTTATTATAAAATATTTATTAAATGAAGGAATATTATCAGGAGATTGTTTAACCGTTACTGGAGAAACAGTATCCGAAAATATGAAAAATATTCCAAATATAACTTTTAATCAAAAAATTATTCATTCTTTAGAAAATCCCATAAAAAAAAACGCACATATTAGAATTTTATACGGAAATTTATCACCAGAAGGAGCAATCGCTAAAATTACTGGAAAAGAAGGAACAATTTTTCGGGGAATAGCTAATGTTTTTGATTCTGAAGAAGAAGCAAATCAAGCTATTTTAAACAATAAAATATTACCTGGAGTTGTTATTGTTATTCGATATGTAGGTCCAATGGGAGGCCCAGGAATGCCAGAAATGTTAAAACCAACATCTTATATTATGGGGGCTGGGTTAGGAAAAAAAGTAGCCCTTATTACAGATGGAAGATTTTCAGGAGGATCACATGGTTTTGTTGTAGGGCATATCACTCCAGAAGCGCAATCTGGAGGACTAATAGCTTTAGTACGAAATAATGATTTCATTAAAATAGATACGGAAAATAATATCATTACTCTTGAAGTTGAAGATGAAGAAATACAAAAAAGGAGAAAATCATGGGTTCCTCCTACATTAAAAATTCAAAAAGGATATTTGTACAAATATACAAGAATGGTATCTTCAGCTTCTGAAGGATGCATTACAGATCAATTTTAG
- the ilvB gene encoding biosynthetic-type acetolactate synthase large subunit — translation METKLFYGSEIVIKALLYEEVEYIFGYPGGAIMPIYDSLHNYIDSISHILMRHEQGSIHAAQGYARATGKIGVCFTTSGPGATNLITGLADALIDSTPLVCITGQVSSHLLGTDAFQETNIIDISIPVTKWNIQVLKAKDICESIQKGFFIAKKGRPGPVLIDITKDAQFQKTVFHYNRCKYIKNFHPYPCIENEKIIEAANLINLAKRPLILVGQGVILAEAEEEFKEFVEKTGIPVASTLLGLGVLKTNHRLYVGMLGMHGNYAPNILTNQCDILIAVGMRFDDRVTGDVKKYAKQAKIIHLEIDLSEIDKNILCHIPILGDCKTSLKKLIFYVKKSFHKEWIDKFFNLKEKEKATVIQGDINPKKEGITMGEVIKWINQYKKKNAVLVTDVGQHQMIASRYFNFTYKKSQITSGGLGTMGFALPASIGAQLGSKNRQVLCVVGDGGIQMTIQEMGTILQNSIPIKIILLNNNFLGMVRQWQQLFFDKRYSCTELVNPDFIKIANAYNIKAKKVSKREELKESVKKALNHEKAFLLEVVIEKEDNVFPMIPSGAAVDEIRLT, via the coding sequence ATGGAAACAAAGTTATTCTATGGTTCAGAAATAGTAATAAAAGCACTCTTATATGAAGAGGTAGAATATATATTTGGATATCCAGGTGGTGCTATTATGCCCATATATGATTCCTTACACAATTATATAGATTCCATTTCTCATATTCTCATGCGTCACGAACAAGGATCTATTCATGCAGCACAAGGATACGCTAGAGCAACTGGAAAAATCGGTGTATGTTTTACTACTTCAGGGCCAGGAGCTACTAATTTAATTACTGGATTGGCAGATGCTTTGATAGATAGTACTCCCCTTGTTTGCATTACTGGACAAGTATCTTCTCATTTATTAGGAACTGATGCTTTTCAAGAAACAAATATCATAGACATTTCTATTCCTGTAACTAAATGGAATATTCAAGTTTTAAAAGCTAAGGATATTTGTGAATCAATTCAAAAAGGATTCTTTATAGCTAAAAAAGGTAGACCAGGACCTGTGTTGATTGACATAACTAAAGATGCTCAGTTTCAAAAAACTGTGTTTCATTACAACCGTTGTAAATATATAAAAAATTTTCATCCATATCCTTGTATAGAAAACGAAAAAATCATAGAAGCGGCAAATTTAATAAATTTAGCTAAAAGACCTTTAATTCTTGTAGGGCAAGGAGTGATTTTAGCTGAAGCAGAAGAAGAATTTAAAGAATTTGTTGAAAAAACCGGAATTCCAGTAGCTAGTACTTTATTAGGATTAGGAGTATTGAAAACAAATCATCGTTTATATGTAGGGATGTTAGGAATGCATGGAAATTATGCTCCTAATATTTTAACTAATCAATGTGATATTCTTATTGCGGTTGGAATGCGATTTGACGATCGTGTAACTGGAGATGTTAAAAAATATGCTAAACAAGCTAAAATCATTCATTTAGAGATAGATCTTTCTGAAATAGATAAAAATATTTTATGTCATATCCCAATTTTGGGAGATTGTAAAACATCTTTAAAAAAATTGATTTTTTATGTAAAAAAATCTTTTCATAAAGAATGGATAGATAAATTTTTTAATCTTAAAGAAAAAGAGAAAGCTACCGTAATACAAGGGGATATAAATCCAAAAAAAGAAGGAATTACCATGGGTGAAGTAATCAAGTGGATCAATCAATATAAGAAAAAAAATGCAGTTCTTGTAACTGACGTAGGACAACATCAAATGATCGCTTCAAGATATTTCAATTTCACTTACAAAAAAAGTCAAATAACTTCTGGAGGATTGGGGACTATGGGTTTTGCTTTACCTGCTTCTATTGGAGCTCAGTTAGGATCTAAAAATAGACAAGTACTTTGCGTAGTAGGAGATGGAGGAATACAAATGACAATACAAGAAATGGGAACTATTTTACAAAATAGTATTCCTATTAAGATTATTCTATTAAATAATAATTTTTTAGGTATGGTCCGTCAGTGGCAACAGCTTTTTTTTGATAAACGTTATTCGTGTACAGAGTTAGTTAATCCAGATTTTATAAAAATAGCTAACGCTTATAACATAAAAGCAAAAAAAGTGAGTAAAAGAGAAGAATTAAAAGAATCCGTAAAAAAAGCATTAAACCACGAAAAAGCATTTTTATTAGAAGTTGTAATAGAAAAAGAAGACAATGTTTTTCCTATGATTCCTTCAGGAGCCGCTGTAGATGAAATTCGTTTAACATAA
- a CDS encoding acetolactate synthase codes for MKYQFRIIILGEKETRLLSRILILLNRRNLKTNHINVSSNNENKTISNLQYVIDLECKEEQLFKIKKLIEKLIGIIHVYYYKLEEKNSIRNSWKKVDLPLATY; via the coding sequence ATGAAGTATCAATTCAGAATAATAATTTTAGGAGAAAAAGAAACAAGATTATTAAGTCGAATTCTTATTCTATTAAATCGAAGGAATCTGAAAACTAATCATATTAATGTATCTAGTAATAATGAAAATAAAACTATCAGTAATCTTCAATATGTTATTGACTTAGAATGCAAGGAAGAACAATTATTTAAAATAAAAAAATTAATTGAAAAATTAATTGGAATTATTCATGTTTACTATTACAAATTAGAAGAAAAAAATTCAATAAGAAATTCATGGAAAAAAGTGGATTTACCACTAGCAACATATTAA